From a single Brassica napus cultivar Da-Ae chromosome C9, Da-Ae, whole genome shotgun sequence genomic region:
- the LOC125592646 gene encoding uncharacterized mitochondrial protein AtMg00810-like — MAGCDETLTPLPLQLDRVFGQDKLFDQPTYFRSLTGKLQYLTLTRPDIQFAVNYVCQKMHAPTVTDFTNLRRILRYLKGTSHLGLTINAKTGFLLYGFSDSDWAGCRDTRHSTGGLCTFLGSNIISSSAKRHPTVSRSSTEAEYRTLSITATELKWLASFLGEMGISLPDTPQLFCDNLSAVYLTANPALHTRSKISIPTFIMFVRG; from the coding sequence ATGGCGGGTTGTGATGAAACCTTAACTCCTCTGCCTCTGCAACTAGACAGAGTTTTTGGTCAAGACAAGTTGTTTGATCAACCGACGTATTTCCGAAGCCTCACAGGCAAGCTCCAGTATCTCACTTTGACTAGACCTGACATCCAATTTGCTGTCAACTACGTATGTCAGAAGATGCACGCTCCGACAGTCACAGATTTCACTAACCTGAGACGCATTCTTCGTTACCTCAAAGGCACGTCTCATCTAGGTCTAACGATTAATGCAAAGACTGGTTTCCTTCTCTACGGATTCAGTGATAGCGACTGGGCAGGGTGTCGTGATACACGACATTCCACTGGCGGTCTGTGTACGTTTCTTGGCTCCAACATCATTTCCTCATCTGCAAAGCGACATCCTACGGTGTCACGGTCATCaactgaagctgaataccgcACATTGTCAATAACAGCGACTGAATTAAAGTGGTTAGCGTCGTTTCTTGGAGAAATGGGTATCTCTTTACCTGATACGCCTCAGCTGTTCTGTGACAACTTATCAGCTGTCTACTTGACTGCTAACCCTGCGTTGCATACTCGCTCAAAAATTTCGATACCGACTTTCATTATGTTCGTGAGAGGGTAG
- the LOC125592647 gene encoding uncharacterized protein LOC125592647, with protein MEKFKTVVSRIDIPDGIDALRNTLWVRSKFREDLYQNPTTSLQDAIARSDNFIKMEEDTNAILSKMNAPKAPAAKNANTRQEPRQHAPTDKNGRKDGYMYVVNENNVPVSTLVVRGEGWNKWVRELDSPDKPVDTVCTTQPAAGAGSAAGSSRTVDLTKHCKYHDVKGHDTTECKSLYAHYLSSLASGEFKFEPLKAKPKNGKSWSKNKERRAQRKATGKGRQNDAQRQDDEEETPKDNGGGDSSADEEHPANRRRIEVILSQQSLSSDDDNDDAPVLGDLRDVLKRKFESENDSSPKHKDLRTMLDTRKSRRISTSDANNNKGPITDLRDKLNAGACDLRIQLNRSKPTDLRRQLERAKGHFQPPAHDTNISTDLRTLLDSKRVQTGQSLNVIMGGSRPSGDTVRSVKDYRRQVATSQKWPTKPTSHLPITFSPDDAEGVHAPHNDPLLVVLGIGEYDVTKILIDTGSSVDLIFRGTLQKMGVDLDDIKASSRTLTGFNGSSETILGTIRLPVRACGVTRTVKFAVVSTKAPYHAILGTPWLHSMQAVPSTYHQCVKFPGTDGRIKTLRGDQKAARDLLVATVKLQRSSLPVNSVSPPTSKVRSQESEILELPIDDADQSRTVRVGAYLSEEMQQSILNFLRKNVSTFAWSKAVNEEVDKLLGAGSIAEVRYPEWLANPVVVKKKNGKWRVCVDFTDLNKACPKDSYPLPNIDRLVESTAGNEMLTFMDAFSGYNQIMMHPDDREKTAFITDKGTYCYKVMPFGLKNAGATYQRLVNKMFADKLGITMEVYIDDMLVKSLHSIDHLRHLQECFETLNKYGMKLNPAKCTFGVSSGEFLGYIVTQRGIEANPKQISAVLNLPSPRNSREVQRLTGRIAALNRFISRSTDKCLPFYDLLRGNKKFVWDEKCEDAFTQLKQYLTTPPVLAKPDVGDVLSLYVAVSQAAVSNVLIKEDRGEQKPIFYTSRRMTGPETRYPTLEKMALAVVEAARKLRPYFQSHSVEVLTDQPLRTILQTTNRSGRLTKWAIELGELDITYKNRTAAKSQVLADFLVELAPELEQDLILPSSNWTLHVDGSSTNKGAGAGVQLQSPTGELIRQSFSFGFPASNNEAEYESLIAGLRLAKAVKAKRLSAYCDSQLVASQFSGDYDARNDRMDAYLKIVQSLTAEFEFFELIKVPRGENVCADALAALGSKLRDQVKRTIPIHRIEKPSIDIPTDQTLVAPVIEPATPDDDGFGPDWRTEFIDYLSKGELPNDKWEARRLKTRSAHYVVLDDELHRWTASKVLLKCIHGDETARVMAETHEGAGGNHSGGRALAIKVRSLGFFWPTMNADCESYARSCDKCQRHAPSIHCPTEMLRTTTAPYPFMRWAMDIIGPLPCSRQRRFILVLTDYFTKWIEAEAYAQVTDKEVRGFVWKNIICRHGLPYEIVTDNGSQFMSGNFKEFCGKWNIRLSPSTPRYPQGNGQAESSNKLIIDGIKKRLDLKKGHWADELDGVLWSHRTTPRGSTKSTPFSLAYGVEAMAPTEVNVSSLRRSKMPQYVELNKEMLLDALDEIEERRDQALLRIQNYQHQIESYYKKKGPCPTSGTR; from the exons atggagaagttcaaaACCGTAGTCTCAAGGATTGACATTCCAGACGGTATTGATGCCTTGCGGAACACGTTGTGGGTTCGTTCTAAATTCCGAGAGGATTTATACCAAAACCCAACTACGTCGCTCCAGGACGCTATCGCGCGATCTGACAACTTCATCAAAATGGAAGAAGATACTAACGCCATTCTCAGCAAGATGAACGCACCCAAAGCGCCAGCGGCTAAAAACGCCAACACGCGACAAGAACCGCGCCAGCATGCTCCAACCGACAAAAACGGCCGCAAAGACGGATACATGTATGTCGTCAACGAGAACAACGTGCCGGTTTCAACTCTCGTAGTCCGCGGCGAGGGATGGAACAAGTGGGTAAGGGAGCTCGATTCGCCCGACAAACCAGTCGACACCGTTTGCACCACCCAACCTGCAGCCGGAGCCGGGTCAGCAGCGGGGTCTTCCAGGACCGTCGATCTCACCAAGCATTGCAAATATCACGACGTCAAGGGACATGATACCACAGAATGCAAATCACTCTACGCTCATTATCTCTCGTCACTTGCGAGCGGTGAATTTAAGTTCGAACCCTTGAAAGCTAAACCAAAGAATGgcaagagctggagcaagaacaaGGAAAGAAGAGCCCAGCGCAAAGCCACCGGCAAAGGTCGGCAAAACGACGCTCAACGACAAGACGACGAGGAGGAAACCCCGAAGGATAACGGTGGGGGAGACTCCTCCGCCGACGAAGAGCATCCTGCTAATCGCAGACGCATCGAGGTTATACTCTCTCAGCAATCTTTGTCGTCCGACGACGATAACGACGATGCGCCTGTACTCGGAGATCTAAGAGACGTCCTGAAGCGGAAGTTCGAGTCCGAAAATGATAGCAGTCCCAAGCACAAAGATCTACGGACGATGCTGGACACACGGAAGTCTCGTCGTATCTCGACAAGCGACGCTAACAACAACAAAGGGCCAATTACAGACCTCCGAGATAAACTCAACGCTGGCGCCTGCGACCTTCGCATACAGCTCAACCGTTCAAAACCAACAGACTTACGACGACAGTTGGAGCGAGCTAAAGGTCATTTTCAACCCCCAGCGCATGACACCAACATATCCACGGACCTCCGCACCTTGCTAGACTCTAAGCGAGTACAAACGGGACAGTCGCTGAATGTCATCATGGGAGGCTCCCGTCCTAGCGGAGACACTGTCCGTTCTGTAAAAGACTATCGTCGACAGGTCGCGACTTCCCAGAAGTGGCCGACTAAACCGACAAGTCATCTTCCGATAACCTTCTCACCGGACGACGCTGAAGGAGTTCACGCTCCCCATAACGATCCCCTTCTCGTCGTCCTTGGAATTGGAGAGTATGATGTCACCAAGATCCTCATTGACACCGGAAGTTCCGTCGACCTCATCTTCCGAGGAACTCTACAGAAGATGGGAGTTGATCTTGACGACATAAAAGCGTCTTCCAGGACATTAACCGGATTCAATGGATCCTCCGAAACTATCTTGGGAACGATCCGCCTCCCGGTACGCGCGTGTGGCGTTACTCGAACGGTTAAGTTTGCCGTTGTAAGCACAAAAGCTCCTTATCACGCTATACTCGGCACCCCTTGGCTACACTCGATGCAAGCCGTTCCTTCCACCTACCACCAGTGCGTCAAGTTCCCTGGTACGGACGGAAGGATAAAAACGCTGCGAGGGGATCAAAAGGCCGCTAGGGATCTCCTAGTCGCCACAGTCAAACTCCAACGGTCATCTCTACCCGTTAATTCTGTGTCTCCCCCAACCTCAAAAGTCCGTTCCCAGGAAAGCGAGATTCTCGAGTTACCTATTGACGACGCCGATCAAAGTCGAACCGTAAGGGTTGGTGCATACCTTTCTGAGGAAATGCAGCAGTCAATTCTGAACTTCCTCAGGAAGAACGTGTCTACATTCGCTTG GTCGAAGGCCGTAAACGAAGAAGTTGACAAGCTACTCGGCGCAGGTTCGATCGCTGAGGTCCGCTACCCCGAATGGTTGGCAAATCCGGTagtcgtcaaaaagaaaaatggcaaGTGGCGCGTCTGCGTCGACTTCACCGATCTGAATAAAGCCTGCCCAAAGGATAGCTACCCTCTTCCCAACATTGACCGTTTAGTCGAGTCTACGGCCGGAAACGAGATGCTGaccttcatggacgccttctctgGATACAATCAAATAATGATGCACCCGGATGATCGCGAGAAGACAGCCTTCATCACAGATAAGGGAACCTACTGCTATAAGGTCATGCCGTTCGGTTTGAAGAACGCCGGAGCAACCTACCAACGACTTGTAAACAAGATGTTCGCAGATAAGCTGGGCATCACTatggaagtgtacatcgacgacatgttgGTTAAGTCGCTCCATTCCATTGATCACCTCCGTCATCTTCAAGAATGCTTCGAAACTCTCAACAAATACGGCATGAAGCTGAACCCAGCAAAGTGCACATTCGGAGTCTCTTCAGGCGAGTTCCTCGGCTACATAGTCACGCAGCGAGGAATCGAGGCGAACCCGAAGCAAATATCCGCGGTCCTGAACCTCCCAAGTCCGAGGAACAGTAGAGAAGTACAACGGCTCACAGGCCGGATAGCTGCTCTAAATCGTTTCATCTCCAGATCCACCGACAAGTGCCTCCCCTTTTACGATCTCTTGCGAGGAAATAAGAAGTTCGTTTGGGATGAGAAGTGCGAGGATGCATTTACTCAACTCAAGCAATACCTGACAACACCTCCAGTACTCGCTAAGCCGGACGTCGGTGATGTTCTATCTCTGTATGTTGCGGTGTCACAAGCCGCTGTCAGCAACGTTCTGATAAAGGAAGACCGCGGCGAACAAAAGCCCATTTTCTACACAAGCAGACGCATGACCGGACCAGAGACGCGATACCCGACTCTGGAAAAGATGGCTTTAGCAGTTGTCGAGGCAGCAAGAAAGCTTCGACCGTATTTCCAGTCACATTCAGTGGAGGTACTGACTGATCAACCTCTCCGAACGATACTCCAAACAACCAACAGATCTGGCAGACTCACGAAGTGGGCCATCGAACTCGGCGAGCTCGATATTACCTACAAGAACCGCACAGCGGCGAAGTCCCAAGTCCTCGCGGACTTCCTGGTCGAGTTGGCCCCAGAATTGGAACAAGATCTTATACTCCCAAGCTCAAACTGGACGCTGCACGTCGATGGATCATCGACCAACAAGGGAGCAGGAGCCGGAGTCCAACTACAGTCCCCGACCGGAGAGCTAATCAGGCAGTCTTTTAGCTTTGGCTTTCCCGCGTCAAACAACGAAGCAGAATACGAATCTCTGATCGCCGGACTCCGCTTAGCAAAAGCCGTAAAAGCTAAACGACTAAGCGCCTATTGCGACTCTCAATTAGTCGCCAGTCAGTTCAGCGGCGACTACGATGCCCGCAACGACCGAATGGATGCCTATCTCAAAATAGTGCAAAGCCTGACAGCAGAGttcgagttcttcgaactcaTCAAAGTTCCCAGAGGCGAAAACGTCTGCGCCGACGCCCTCGCGGCCCTTGGCAGCAAGCTTCGTGATCAAGTTAAACGAACCATCCCGATACATCGTATCGAGAAACCAAGCATCGATATTCCTACCGACCAAACCCTCGTTGCCCCGGTCATCGAACCCGCTACTCCAGATGACGACGGATTTGGTCCTGATTGGAGAACTGAGTTTATCGACTACCTCTCGAAGGGAGAACTCCCAAACGACAAATGGGAAGCTCGCCGACTAAAAACACGCAGCGCCCATTACGTCGTTCTTGACGATGAACTACACCGCTGGACCGCGAGTAAAGTACTCCTAAAATGCATTCATGGCGACGAGACAGCAAGGGTTATGGCAGAGACGCACGAAGGCGCTGGCGGAAATCATTCGGGCGGACGTGCATTAGCAATCAAAGTAAGGAGCTTAGGCTTCTTCTGGCCAACAATGAACGCAGATTGCGAGTCTTACGCGAGAAGCTGCGACAAGTGCCAACGGCACGCACCTAGTATCCATTGTCCAACCGAAATGTTGCGAACAACCACCGCTCCATACCCGTTCATGCGATGGGCAATGGACATCATTGGACCACTTCCCTGTTCCCGCCAAAGACGCTTCATCCTCGTCCTCACCGACTACTTTACCAAATGGATCGAAGCTGAAGCATACGCTCAAGTCACGGACAAAGAAGTCCGCGGTTTCGTctggaaaaatattatttgccGCCACGGTTTACCTTATGAGATCGTTACCGATAACGGATCGCAGTTCATGTCAGgcaacttcaaggagttctgTGGCAAATGGAACATTCGACTAAGCCCCTCCACTCCTCGTTACCCGCAAGGTAATGGCCAGGCAGAATCCTCCAATAAACTCATCATCGATGGCATTAAAAAGCGTCTGGATCTGAAAAAGGGTCACTGGGCCGACGAGCTCGATGGGGTCCTATGGAGCCATCGCACAACGCCGCGAGGATCGACTAAATCGACACCTTTCTCCCTCGCCTACGGTGTAGAAGCCATGGCTCCCACTGAAGTCAACGTTTCAAGCCTCCGACGCTCCAAGATGCCTCAATACGTCGAACTCAACAAGGAAATGCTACTCGACGCCCTTGATGAGATAGAAGAACGACGAGATCAAGCTTTGCTGCGCATCCAGAACTATCAACACCAGATCGAGAgttactacaaaaaaaaaggtccGTGCCCGACCTCTGGAACTCGGTGA